One window of Methanogenium organophilum genomic DNA carries:
- a CDS encoding aldehyde dehydrogenase family protein, with translation MEEIMYTSRSRDPDIDRKYEEALVAVESELGQVHPARVAGEEIFADETFTVWSPIEDGLKIGVFQQCGEITAKAAFKAACDAYTAWSQTPFEVRCAHIEAAADQMEEDFFRLAATITLECAKTRTEALAETGEAVALLRYYSSVIREQNGFRQPMPADTETDRYESVLRPYGALAVISPFNFPLALGAGASAAALITGNTTVMKPASAAPLSMLTFCQILEEAGMPEGAANCITGSGPVFGEIISRSPDCAGVTFTGSRDAGRWLQQEYTTWQPYPKPMILEMGSKNPCIVTAQADLKKAAESICRGAFGYSGQKCSATSRVYVEKTVFASFAELLANRAAHCTVGDPRAKGVFMGPLINTAARERFDAAVASVIDAGGEVLSGGQSYSGEETHGAQFAEPTIVAGIPDDHPVITTELFAPLVALAPFTTMQEALHLANDTEYGLTAGIFSQDKAEVEAFFSGIRFGVCYANREGGATTGGWPGYQSFGGWNGSGSTGKGVGGPYYLLSYMREQAQSRHAG, from the coding sequence ATGGAAGAGATTATGTACACTTCACGGTCCAGGGATCCTGACATAGACAGGAAATATGAAGAGGCCCTGGTCGCAGTAGAATCTGAACTGGGTCAGGTCCACCCGGCACGGGTGGCAGGAGAAGAGATATTTGCAGATGAGACCTTTACCGTCTGGTCGCCCATAGAGGACGGTCTGAAGATCGGTGTGTTCCAGCAGTGTGGGGAAATAACGGCAAAGGCTGCATTCAAGGCCGCATGTGATGCATACACGGCATGGTCGCAGACACCGTTCGAGGTCAGGTGCGCACATATTGAGGCAGCAGCCGATCAGATGGAAGAGGACTTCTTCCGGCTGGCAGCGACAATTACCCTTGAATGCGCAAAGACCAGAACCGAGGCACTGGCGGAGACCGGTGAGGCGGTGGCGCTTCTGCGTTACTATTCATCTGTAATCCGTGAACAGAACGGATTTCGCCAGCCGATGCCTGCAGACACCGAAACCGACAGATATGAGAGCGTTTTGCGCCCGTATGGAGCATTGGCAGTGATTTCGCCCTTCAATTTCCCTCTGGCACTGGGGGCGGGAGCGTCCGCCGCGGCTCTCATTACCGGCAACACAACCGTCATGAAACCTGCTTCTGCAGCGCCGCTGTCCATGCTTACCTTCTGCCAAATCCTGGAAGAGGCAGGGATGCCGGAGGGTGCGGCAAACTGCATCACCGGGAGTGGCCCGGTATTTGGGGAGATAATATCCCGCTCGCCCGATTGTGCCGGAGTAACTTTCACCGGGTCCCGGGACGCTGGTAGGTGGCTGCAGCAAGAGTACACCACCTGGCAACCATACCCGAAACCGATGATCCTTGAAATGGGAAGCAAGAATCCCTGTATAGTCACCGCACAGGCGGACCTGAAAAAAGCGGCAGAGAGCATCTGCCGGGGTGCCTTTGGATACAGTGGCCAGAAATGCAGTGCCACCTCACGAGTATATGTAGAAAAAACAGTCTTTGCATCCTTTGCAGAACTGCTCGCAAACCGAGCCGCGCACTGCACCGTTGGTGATCCGAGGGCAAAGGGGGTTTTCATGGGGCCGCTCATCAACACAGCAGCGCGGGAACGGTTTGATGCAGCTGTTGCATCCGTAATAGATGCAGGGGGAGAGGTCCTCTCAGGCGGGCAGAGTTACTCAGGGGAAGAGACACACGGTGCACAGTTTGCAGAACCCACCATCGTCGCAGGCATACCGGATGACCATCCGGTGATAACAACCGAACTTTTTGCCCCTCTGGTGGCACTTGCTCCGTTCACCACAATGCAGGAGGCGCTGCATTTAGCCAATGATACCGAATACGGTTTGACGGCAGGAATATTCTCACAAGATAAAGCAGAAGTAGAGGCATTCTTCTCGGGAATCCGTTTCGGTGTCTGTTATGCCAACCGGGAAGGCGGTGCGACAACCGGCGGATGGCCCGGCTACCAGTCATTTGGGGGATGGAACGGCAGCGGGTCTACCGGAAAAGGTGTTGGAGGGCCATATTATCTTCTTTCCTACATGCGAGAACAGGCTCAGTCAAGACACGCCGGGTGA
- a CDS encoding proline dehydrogenase family protein — MRSIRPVTGRWHLAGLKEAISWCRVCNERGISGIMHPLGEFAEDQEAAEESGRAYEDCISAIHQHGLNASVAVKPSAIGAALQPQTFQELLEQIISQATAKRVAVGIDMEGTPLVQDTIKGAIRAAEQGYAITLTLQAYLERTPADISLMADKGISVRLVKGTYIGDLHQRDEITEAFKNQAFLLARMHQDFAVGTQDMDLIQWLQDSIPEARSRITFGFLKGLGTETMLGMANAGWKVQEYIPYGENHGTYDRRREIYLASLTSSRIRPLP; from the coding sequence ATGAGAAGTATACGGCCTGTTACGGGCAGATGGCATCTCGCAGGTCTGAAGGAGGCCATATCCTGGTGCAGAGTATGTAATGAGCGGGGAATTTCGGGGATTATGCACCCACTGGGTGAATTTGCAGAAGACCAGGAAGCAGCTGAAGAATCCGGCCGCGCTTATGAGGACTGTATCTCTGCCATTCACCAGCATGGACTGAACGCGTCGGTGGCAGTGAAACCTTCCGCCATCGGGGCAGCCCTGCAACCGCAGACATTTCAGGAACTCCTTGAACAGATTATCTCCCAGGCAACGGCAAAACGGGTAGCTGTCGGTATCGACATGGAAGGGACGCCGCTGGTACAGGACACTATTAAGGGAGCAATCCGGGCAGCAGAACAGGGATACGCCATAACTCTTACATTACAGGCATATCTGGAGCGGACACCAGCAGATATCAGCCTCATGGCGGACAAAGGGATCAGCGTCCGCCTCGTAAAGGGCACCTACATCGGCGATCTGCACCAGCGCGATGAGATTACCGAAGCATTCAAAAATCAGGCGTTCCTGCTTGCACGTATGCATCAGGATTTTGCTGTCGGCACCCAGGACATGGATTTGATCCAGTGGCTACAGGACTCCATACCGGAAGCACGATCACGCATAACCTTCGGATTTTTAAAAGGTCTCGGGACAGAGACAATGCTCGGAATGGCCAATGCCGGATGGAAGGTGCAGGAATATATACCCTACGGCGAAAATCACGGGACATATGACCGGAGACGCGAGATCTATCTTGCTTCCCTCACAAGCTCTCGAATACGGCCGCTTCCCTGA
- a CDS encoding aldo/keto reductase: protein MHSDEETAMQYRTVPKTGDRLSVLGFGAMRLPMKGRAIDEERATALIRAATVGGINYIDTAVPYHMGTSEAFVGRALAGKYREQVKVATKLPPWTTHSRADMDATLAAQCSRLKTHSIDYYLLHSLNRENWDKLLTLGVMNFLDEAEKSGRIKNAGFSFHGDPETFQEIVDARDWVFCQIQYNILDEEHQAGTRGLRYAAKNDLAVMVMEPLRGGMLANTVPPAAQACYDAAPVQRSPATHALRWVMNHPDVTVVLSGMSDEAQLIENLQTAREARPESLTPDEETMMRMARDAWRRAMQIPCTGCGYCMPCPYGVNIPECFNLWNNHSLREQKRGAKTEYAIRLGGGLGDSPGNAGLCRDCGRCKVRCPQQIPIPSALREMQHMYEGPFWGAKKVFISYAAGIATRILAHRAHQGRDK, encoded by the coding sequence ATGCACTCTGATGAGGAGACCGCCATGCAGTACCGCACTGTCCCCAAAACAGGAGACCGTCTCTCGGTACTGGGATTCGGGGCGATGCGCCTTCCCATGAAGGGTCGTGCCATCGATGAGGAACGCGCTACGGCCCTCATTCGTGCAGCAACAGTCGGCGGGATAAATTATATCGACACCGCGGTGCCCTACCACATGGGAACTTCAGAAGCATTCGTCGGCCGTGCGCTTGCGGGAAAATACCGGGAACAGGTAAAGGTGGCAACCAAACTGCCGCCATGGACCACACACAGCCGGGCCGATATGGATGCAACCCTTGCCGCCCAGTGTTCCCGTCTGAAAACCCATTCTATAGACTATTATCTATTGCACAGCCTGAACCGGGAGAACTGGGATAAACTGCTTACCCTCGGGGTGATGAACTTTCTGGATGAAGCAGAGAAGTCCGGTCGCATCAAGAATGCGGGGTTCTCCTTTCACGGCGACCCGGAAACCTTTCAGGAAATCGTGGATGCCCGTGACTGGGTCTTCTGCCAGATACAGTATAATATTCTCGATGAAGAACACCAGGCAGGAACCAGAGGGCTCCGGTATGCCGCAAAAAATGACCTTGCCGTGATGGTGATGGAACCACTGCGGGGCGGCATGCTCGCGAATACTGTCCCGCCTGCGGCACAGGCGTGCTACGATGCGGCTCCTGTGCAGCGCAGCCCCGCCACGCACGCCCTGCGCTGGGTGATGAACCACCCGGATGTGACCGTTGTTCTCTCCGGGATGAGTGATGAAGCACAGCTCATCGAGAATCTGCAGACTGCCCGTGAGGCACGTCCCGAATCGCTCACACCGGATGAGGAAACGATGATGAGGATGGCACGGGATGCCTGGCGACGGGCAATGCAGATTCCCTGCACGGGATGCGGGTATTGCATGCCATGCCCGTACGGGGTGAACATCCCGGAGTGTTTTAATCTCTGGAACAACCACTCTCTGAGGGAACAGAAGCGGGGTGCGAAGACTGAGTACGCAATTCGCCTCGGCGGCGGACTCGGAGACTCTCCCGGAAACGCCGGCCTCTGTCGGGACTGCGGGAGATGTAAGGTACGCTGTCCGCAGCAAATTCCGATTCCAAGCGCACTAAGGGAGATGCAACATATGTATGAAGGCCCGTTCTGGGGGGCTAAAAAGGTATTTATCTCCTATGCCGCCGGGATTGCCACCCGGATACTGGCACACCGGGCACACCAGGGACGTGACAAATAA